In Candidatus Woesearchaeota archaeon, the DNA window AAAAGCCAATATGAATGTCCATAGTCGTTTTTTTAGTGTTACTGGGATTTATATGTTTCGAATATATCACTGGTTTAGTAACCAGTGGACAACATTTCGAATTGCGATTCGTAATAAATTGAACACCGTTCAATCAGTCCACCTTCATTTTTTTGAAGGTGCTCTATTCGTAACATGCTCAAGAACCACCTTGATCATGCCACCGATTTATAGTGACCGAAGGAAGCGGTGATTGGTGGTTCTTGACATGTTTTGATTTTCATTGCGCATTTACAACAACAAACTTAATATAGGGACAGGGGAAACTTCTGTTTAGGTGAAATAATGCTTATCGGTCTTGTTGGAAAACCATCTGCTGGGAAATCAACGTTTTTCAAAGCAGCAACCCTTGCAAACGTGGATATCGCAAACTATCCTTTTACGACTATCAAACCAAATCACGCAGTCGGCTACGTTCGCATGGATTGTGTGGATAAAGAATTCAACAAACAATGCAATCCTCGGGTTGGGTATTGCTTGAAACACCAGCGTTTTGTTTGTGTGGATCTTCTCGATGTCGCAGGCCTTGTTCCAGAAGCATATTTGGGCAAAGGAAAAGGGAATCAATTTCTCAATGATTTAAACCAAGCAGATGTTCTTATTCACATTGTTGATGCGTCGGGTTCTGTCAACGCGCATGGAGAACCTGTTGATACACTCAGTTATGATCCTGCACAGGATATTCGCTTTTTGGAAGTTGAATTAGACATGTGGTACTTGCAAATTATCAAAAATGGGTGGGACAAATTTGTCAGACAAGTACAGCAAGAGAAGACAAAAGTGAGTCGTTCCATTGCAAAACAACTTTCTGCTGTTCGTGTGACTGAAGCACTCGTTGATGATGCAATAAAGAAATTTCATCTTGATCCTGAAAAAATTACGAATTGGACTGAAGAACAACTCAAACAACTTGCATCGTATTTTCGCCAGCACACAAAACCAATGCTCATCGCAGCAAACAAAGTAGATATTCCAGGCGCTGACAAAAATTATGAACGTCTTGTTAAAGAATTTCCGCAGTACAAAATAATTCCGTGCTCTGGCGATGCAGAATTAGCACTTCGTGAAGCAGCAAAACATGGCATCATTGATTATATTCCCGGAGACGCTTCTTTCACTCTTCTTGCTCCTGAAAAATTAAATGAAAAGCAGAAAAACGCTCTTGCATTCATGCAAAAAAATATCCTTGACAAACACGGAAGCACTGGTGTGCAAAACGTTTTGAACACTGCTGTGTTTGATCTTCTTGGCTATTTCGCTGTTTTTCCTGGTGGCGTGAACAATCTTGTTGATTCGCAGGGACGCTGCTTGCCGGACTGCTTTTTACTTCCACCAAAATCCACTGCGCTTGATTTTGCGTTTAGAATTCACACCGATATTGGAAACAAATTTGTCCGTGCAGTTGATGTCAAAACACGGATAAGTCTTGGAAAAGAACATGTCTTAAAACATCGCGATGTTGTAGAAATTATGACGAGTCGCTAGTTTCTTCTTACTTTTTTTAATAGCCTTCTTCTTCCATTATGTTTTGCACTGTTTTTACTTTGACGTCATATTCTTGGAAAAGTTGGAATAACTCTTCAATCTTTTCTGGGTCTTCTGCATAGTTTTTTTCATGGAACACAATCCCCATATATTCTTCTGTTTGCGGTTCTTGAAGATAGGATTCAATTTGTTCCAATGTTAATGACATTTTTCCTACTTGGTATTGCGCATGTCTCAGGGAAATGACACTATGATCATTGTATGTATTTGTTGTGGGGTTACTCAGAATATCTCCTTCTGGATCTGCGCCGCCATCTGTTTCATAGATGATATCCTCTGGCCAATCATAATCGACATCTTCTTCTGCTCCAATGCCTGCGACAAGCACTTGTCCAGAAACAGGGAGTTGATTTACAAGATTCATCATCTCTTCGACAGTTCCAATATATTTGAGATAGTCTTTGTATTCCTCTTGATCTGTGTATCCATTCCATCCTCCATGATGTGGACCATGATGATGAAGACCAATCTCATGTCCATTTGCTTCCCAACTTCTGAGCAGCGTTAGTTTCTCTTCATCATCGAGAATGTAGGTTGCCCATTGTGGATTAAAGACAAGGGATAGTTTGACATTGTATTCATCCGCAAGCGCGACGAGATTGACGAGATCTGTCCAATGCAATGCAGGATAGTCTGTTGTGCTTGGATTACTTCCTGGTTCCATATGAATAGAAATAAATGCAGTGTTTATGGTGTACTTTGTCTCATCATTATTTGAGATCTCTGCTTGCTCTTCTTCATCTGCTCTTTGTTCTTGTTTTGGTGTTTTTTCAAACGTTCCTTTCTCACAAATCTTTTTCTCTACTGTATCTACTGTTCCATCGCCATTCATGTCACAGTTGGTGTCTTCGCAGCTTGTGAGCATTAAACACAACATAATAATTATAATCAAAGATATTTTCTGCAGTGATTTATTCATATTCTTCTCCTACTCATACTATCTATTTTAATGTTTCTTTTCGAAACTTATTTAATCTATTCCTTCTCTACATTGTTTATGTATAAACGTTTTTTGTTCCTCTCTTGTTTTCTGTTTCTTTCTCTCTTCTTTTTACTCGGGTGCGAAGATGAAAACGCAGCAATTGCTTCCTGTGGCGATGGTATTTGCGACCCAATAGAAGCAAAACTTGACAAATGTTCTCTGGATTGTGGTACTTCTGCTCCTTCTCAGATGGATACTCTTTCTCAGAAGACTTCTGCAGGCCACTCTTTTGTGACTTATATCTCTTCTGAAGGAATTGGCAACATTGTCGTCCAAGTGACACTTCCGGAAATTCCTCGCTATGACGAAGGTGCACCACTCCTTGTTTTTGTTTCTACTTTCTTTACTCCTAAAGAGCCTGTTTTTGATACAGAATTCATTGATGTTACAAAATTAGGTTTTGCTCATGTGACATACTTATGGCCTGGAAAATCTGATCCTTCTGGTGTTTCTAGTGAAGGTATTTATGATTATGGTGGAGAAGATTCTTTACAAGCATTACGCGATGTTATTCACTTTACTTCAGGCGATATTCCTGATGCTTATGGAAATTATATTTCTGAATTAAGTGAAGTTCCTCTCTTGACTGATAATGTTGGATT includes these proteins:
- a CDS encoding redox-regulated ATPase YchF, with translation MLIGLVGKPSAGKSTFFKAATLANVDIANYPFTTIKPNHAVGYVRMDCVDKEFNKQCNPRVGYCLKHQRFVCVDLLDVAGLVPEAYLGKGKGNQFLNDLNQADVLIHIVDASGSVNAHGEPVDTLSYDPAQDIRFLEVELDMWYLQIIKNGWDKFVRQVQQEKTKVSRSIAKQLSAVRVTEALVDDAIKKFHLDPEKITNWTEEQLKQLASYFRQHTKPMLIAANKVDIPGADKNYERLVKEFPQYKIIPCSGDAELALREAAKHGIIDYIPGDASFTLLAPEKLNEKQKNALAFMQKNILDKHGSTGVQNVLNTAVFDLLGYFAVFPGGVNNLVDSQGRCLPDCFLLPPKSTALDFAFRIHTDIGNKFVRAVDVKTRISLGKEHVLKHRDVVEIMTSR